A region of Paractinoplanes abujensis DNA encodes the following proteins:
- a CDS encoding DUF1345 domain-containing protein gives MAGQPLRWWTRESSRQILALPVVLLGFLVPADPVVQWLAGWDCYAVVYLLLTWLVFRRRDPPAARAVALASRRRTVTDRLLASAPEQFAQAAASVALVATVIALPQARTLGGPPPVVVTVCVIAVVSCWLVLQTGFAMAYLGLYATGGGLTFPGDEEPGVVDFAYFSVAIGTSFGTTDVQVTQTRIRRQVLVHGVTAFLFNALIVASAVTLLVTYISKP, from the coding sequence ATGGCTGGTCAACCCTTGCGCTGGTGGACGCGTGAGTCGTCGCGGCAGATCCTGGCCCTGCCGGTGGTGCTCCTCGGCTTCCTGGTGCCCGCCGACCCGGTCGTGCAGTGGCTCGCCGGCTGGGACTGCTACGCCGTCGTCTACCTGCTGCTGACCTGGCTGGTCTTCCGCCGGCGGGATCCTCCGGCCGCGCGGGCCGTCGCGCTGGCCTCCCGGCGGCGCACCGTGACCGACCGGCTGCTGGCGTCCGCGCCGGAACAGTTCGCGCAGGCGGCCGCGTCGGTTGCGCTCGTCGCCACGGTCATCGCCCTGCCGCAGGCCCGCACGCTGGGCGGGCCACCGCCGGTCGTCGTCACGGTCTGTGTCATCGCGGTCGTCTCCTGCTGGCTGGTGCTGCAGACCGGGTTCGCCATGGCCTACCTGGGTTTGTACGCCACCGGCGGCGGGCTGACGTTCCCCGGGGACGAGGAACCCGGCGTGGTCGACTTCGCGTATTTCTCGGTCGCGATCGGCACCTCCTTCGGCACCACCGACGTGCAGGTCACCCAGACCCGGATCCGCCGCCAGGTGCTGGTCCACGGGGTGACGGCCTTCCTGTTCAACGCGCTGATCGTGGCGTCGGCCGTGACGTTGCTGGTCACGTACATCTCGAAGCCGTGA
- a CDS encoding phosphotransferase encodes MNTGAAMAALRVTPRTGPGQLESRSGAGVHPVTTAGGRPAFLKVGTNRRELDFYRSADVPVRVPELLGHRDDALLLGAAGATVDVTQWTDAMWAALFADLAALHAAPPPPWAAPDPLTEAMARPDLALVHEFWGAEPDAGPLRAAMAGAGTAFVHGDCHTENITVDDGCLVFCDWQSTGSGRPSSDLALLSVRATPAGVRVPLENYPGRPELRRATLAEELAILIFQWPLYAGYNTAEGNERIRARGRLLARQFGDL; translated from the coding sequence GTGAACACCGGCGCGGCCATGGCGGCCCTGCGGGTCACGCCGCGCACGGGCCCGGGACAGCTGGAGTCGCGGTCGGGCGCCGGGGTCCATCCGGTCACCACCGCCGGCGGGCGGCCCGCGTTCCTCAAGGTCGGCACCAACCGGCGCGAGCTCGACTTCTACCGGTCGGCGGATGTCCCGGTGCGCGTGCCGGAGCTGTTGGGTCACCGGGACGACGCGCTGCTGCTCGGGGCGGCCGGCGCGACGGTCGACGTCACACAGTGGACGGACGCGATGTGGGCCGCCCTGTTCGCCGATCTGGCCGCCCTGCACGCGGCACCGCCGCCGCCGTGGGCCGCCCCGGACCCGCTGACCGAGGCGATGGCGCGACCGGACCTTGCCCTTGTTCACGAGTTCTGGGGAGCGGAGCCGGACGCGGGACCTCTGCGAGCCGCCATGGCAGGCGCGGGAACGGCGTTCGTCCACGGCGATTGCCACACCGAGAACATCACCGTGGACGACGGCTGCCTGGTCTTCTGCGACTGGCAGTCGACCGGTTCCGGGCGGCCGTCGTCGGATCTGGCCCTGCTGAGCGTGCGGGCCACTCCGGCCGGCGTGCGGGTGCCGCTCGAGAACTATCCGGGCCGCCCGGAACTGAGGCGCGCGACGCTGGCCGAAGAACTCGCGATACTGATATTTCAGTGGCCGCTGTACGCGGGTTACAACACGGCCGAGGGCAACGAGCGCATCCGGGCGCGGGGGCGGTTGCTGGCCCGGCAGTTCGGCGACCTTTAG
- a CDS encoding MFS transporter, with translation MTVGTDERAGVRRWAALAALTLAVTLLAVDGTVLALAVPALMADLEPTGTQLLWIGDVYSFALAGLLISMGTLADRIGRRRLLLFGVAGFGAASLLAAFAPGAGWLIAARVLLGVAGATLMPSTLSLVRNLFPEPGLRTRAIAVWAAGASGGAALGPLVGGVLLEHFWWGSVFVINLPIMLLVLLGVALLVPESRNPAPGPFDPLSALLSVTAVVPIVWAVKHVAHEGADLPALIAALAGLACAIWFVRRQRALPSPLVDVTLFTRPAFSGTILASMIAIFAFSGLLFFFSQYLQLVRGYSPLQAGLRELPLTLASIAVVAVAVRVMARLGVGRALGASLLAAAAGLAVLAVGEGLSGFAVMAVGLVVVGLGVGLAFTAATDAVLAAVPAERAGAASAISEMAYELGVALGIALLGTVQAVLYRDALPDLSGWPVGSRAAVDESLATAVQSGPAVLVPAAQEAFSSAMQTTSYVAAVLLLVAGLLAWRLVPSERVAS, from the coding sequence ATGACGGTGGGAACAGATGAGCGCGCCGGGGTGCGCCGGTGGGCCGCCCTGGCCGCGCTCACGCTGGCGGTGACGTTGCTGGCGGTCGACGGGACGGTGCTGGCGCTGGCGGTGCCCGCGTTGATGGCGGATCTGGAGCCGACCGGTACGCAGTTGTTGTGGATCGGTGATGTCTACTCGTTCGCGCTGGCCGGTCTGCTGATCAGTATGGGCACGCTGGCTGATCGGATCGGCCGACGCAGGTTGCTGTTGTTCGGGGTGGCCGGGTTCGGGGCGGCGTCGTTGCTGGCGGCGTTCGCGCCGGGTGCGGGGTGGCTGATCGCGGCGCGGGTGCTGCTGGGGGTGGCCGGGGCCACGTTGATGCCGTCGACTCTTTCCCTGGTACGCAATCTGTTCCCCGAGCCTGGTCTGCGCACGCGGGCCATCGCTGTCTGGGCGGCCGGGGCGTCCGGTGGCGCCGCGCTCGGCCCGCTGGTGGGCGGGGTGCTGCTGGAGCACTTCTGGTGGGGTTCGGTCTTCGTGATCAACCTGCCGATCATGCTGCTCGTCCTGCTCGGGGTGGCGTTGCTGGTGCCCGAGTCGCGCAACCCCGCGCCCGGCCCGTTCGACCCGTTGAGCGCGCTGCTCTCAGTGACCGCCGTCGTCCCGATCGTGTGGGCCGTCAAGCACGTCGCCCACGAGGGTGCCGACCTGCCCGCCCTGATCGCTGCGCTGGCCGGCCTGGCCTGCGCGATCTGGTTCGTGCGGCGGCAGCGGGCGTTGCCGTCCCCGCTGGTCGACGTCACGCTGTTCACCCGCCCCGCGTTCAGCGGGACGATCCTGGCCAGCATGATCGCGATCTTCGCGTTCAGTGGGTTGTTGTTCTTCTTCTCGCAGTACTTGCAGCTGGTCCGGGGATATTCGCCGCTGCAGGCGGGGTTGCGGGAGCTGCCGTTGACGCTGGCCTCGATTGCCGTGGTGGCGGTGGCGGTGCGGGTGATGGCCCGGCTGGGAGTGGGGCGGGCCCTGGGAGCGTCGCTGCTGGCGGCCGCGGCGGGGCTGGCTGTGCTGGCGGTGGGGGAGGGGCTGAGCGGTTTCGCGGTGATGGCGGTGGGGCTGGTGGTGGTCGGTCTGGGTGTGGGGCTGGCGTTCACGGCGGCGACTGATGCTGTGCTGGCTGCGGTGCCGGCGGAGCGTGCGGGTGCGGCGTCGGCGATTTCGGAGATGGCGTACGAGCTGGGGGTGGCTTTGGGGATTGCGTTGCTGGGCACGGTGCAGGCGGTGCTTTATCGTGACGCGTTGCCTGATCTGTCGGGGTGGCCGGTGGGGTCGCGGGCGGCGGTGGACGAGTCGTTGGCTACGGCTGTGCAGTCGGGTCCGGCGGTGCTGGTGCCGGCGGCGCAGGAGGCGTTCTCGTCGGCCATGCAGACCACCTCGTACGTGGCGGCGGTCCTGCTGCTGGTGGCCGGTCTGCTCGCGTGGCGCCTCGTCCCGTCGGAGCGGGTCGCGTCCTAA
- a CDS encoding TetR/AcrR family transcriptional regulator, translating into MADSDSGGTMRDTARTRRLVLDAAARTVAAQGAGVSLDVIARDAGVSKSGLLHHFRSRDQLLRELAEDQMQQFRTAVDAAVDPRDHAAGRLVRGYVNAVFDELKDGSVAPEHIRLVAALSTVPGVDEVMRADTRHWTEQFEADGLHPDRVLLITQAADGASLAAIYEGEPNPAKRQRTRELLLRLSHGEGAP; encoded by the coding sequence GTGGCCGACTCAGATTCCGGGGGGACCATGCGCGACACGGCACGGACGCGACGGCTGGTGCTGGACGCGGCGGCCCGCACGGTCGCCGCCCAGGGCGCCGGGGTCAGCCTCGACGTGATCGCCCGCGACGCCGGGGTGTCCAAGAGCGGCCTGCTGCACCACTTCCGCAGCCGCGACCAGCTGCTGCGGGAGCTCGCCGAGGATCAGATGCAGCAGTTCCGTACGGCTGTCGACGCGGCCGTCGACCCGCGTGACCACGCGGCCGGGCGGCTCGTCCGGGGGTACGTGAACGCGGTGTTCGACGAGCTCAAGGACGGCTCAGTGGCGCCCGAGCACATCCGGCTCGTCGCGGCCCTGTCCACCGTGCCCGGGGTCGACGAGGTGATGCGGGCCGACACCCGGCACTGGACCGAGCAGTTCGAGGCCGACGGGCTGCACCCCGACCGGGTCCTGCTGATCACCCAGGCCGCCGACGGGGCCTCGCTGGCGGCGATCTACGAGGGCGAGCCCAACCCCGCGAAGAGGCAGCGCACACGCGAACTGCTGCTGCGCCTGAGTCACGGTGAGGGCGCGCCGTAG
- a CDS encoding beta-N-acetylhexosaminidase, producing the protein MRRRLAVLLACALPLTAAAPVSAAAAVPVVALGSVIPAPVEVRPGGAGFTVTSRTVIEARGGARGVAERLGEALRLRVVGQAPGRTPKIALELGRVNGKPESYRLTVGKRGVTLRAATPAGLFNGVQTLQQLVPASGAGTIAGGEIVDYPRFGYRGTMLDIARHFHTPDEIKRHIDEISKFKVNYLHLHLSDDQGWRIQIDSWPRLTTVGGAAGTGVDGVGGGFLTKAGYRDLVRYAASRYVTIVPEIDMPGHVNAAQVAYPELTCDGVAPPPRTDTAVGYSSLCIGSETTYRFVEDVIRELAAMTPGPYLHIGGDEAHATTEADYLTFQKRVLPLVTKYGKTAYGWNEIAAAPEAGVAVAQYWSSATQNATVAAAVANGTKVIMSPANLAYIDQKYDPSTRLGLSWAGYIEVRKAYDWDPGTHVTGVPESAVLGVEAPLWSETLRSLDDIEYMAWPRLAGLAELGWSPARDWESFRARLGAYGPRWTARGVDFYRSPQIDWAG; encoded by the coding sequence ATGCGTAGACGTCTCGCAGTGCTTCTGGCTTGTGCTCTGCCGCTGACCGCGGCCGCCCCGGTCTCGGCCGCCGCGGCGGTGCCGGTGGTGGCTCTGGGCAGTGTCATTCCGGCGCCGGTCGAGGTGCGGCCGGGTGGAGCCGGGTTCACCGTGACGTCCAGGACCGTGATCGAGGCGCGGGGCGGGGCGCGTGGGGTGGCCGAGCGGCTGGGGGAGGCGTTGCGCCTGCGGGTCGTCGGGCAGGCCCCGGGCCGTACTCCGAAGATCGCTTTGGAGCTGGGGCGCGTGAACGGGAAGCCGGAGAGCTATCGGCTTACCGTCGGCAAGCGCGGCGTCACGCTGCGGGCGGCCACACCGGCGGGGCTGTTCAACGGCGTGCAGACGTTGCAGCAGCTGGTGCCGGCGAGCGGGGCGGGGACGATCGCCGGTGGGGAGATCGTCGACTACCCGCGGTTCGGTTATCGGGGGACGATGCTGGACATCGCCCGGCATTTCCATACGCCGGACGAGATCAAGCGGCACATCGACGAGATCAGCAAGTTCAAGGTCAATTACCTGCATCTGCACCTGTCGGACGATCAGGGCTGGCGCATCCAGATCGACTCGTGGCCGCGGCTCACGACCGTCGGCGGGGCGGCCGGCACCGGGGTCGACGGGGTGGGCGGCGGCTTCCTGACCAAGGCCGGCTACCGCGACCTGGTGCGGTACGCGGCGAGCCGGTACGTGACGATCGTGCCCGAGATCGACATGCCGGGGCACGTGAACGCGGCGCAGGTGGCCTACCCCGAGCTGACCTGCGACGGGGTGGCGCCGCCGCCGCGTACGGACACCGCGGTCGGCTACAGCTCGCTGTGCATCGGCAGCGAGACGACGTACCGCTTCGTCGAGGACGTGATCCGCGAGCTGGCGGCGATGACACCCGGGCCTTACCTGCACATCGGCGGGGACGAGGCGCACGCGACCACCGAGGCCGACTACCTGACGTTCCAGAAGCGGGTGCTGCCGCTGGTCACGAAATACGGCAAGACCGCGTACGGGTGGAACGAGATCGCGGCGGCGCCGGAGGCCGGCGTCGCGGTGGCGCAGTACTGGAGCTCGGCCACGCAGAACGCGACAGTGGCGGCGGCGGTGGCCAACGGCACCAAGGTGATCATGTCGCCGGCCAACCTGGCGTACATCGATCAGAAGTACGACCCGTCGACGCGGCTCGGGCTGAGCTGGGCGGGGTACATCGAGGTGCGCAAGGCGTACGACTGGGACCCGGGCACGCACGTGACGGGTGTGCCGGAAAGCGCCGTGCTCGGCGTGGAGGCGCCGCTCTGGTCGGAGACGCTGCGCAGCCTGGACGACATCGAATACATGGCGTGGCCGCGGCTGGCCGGGCTGGCCGAGCTGGGGTGGTCGCCGGCGCGGGACTGGGAGTCGTTCCGGGCGCGGCTGGGGGCGTACGGACCCCGCTGGACCGCCCGCGGCGTCGACTTCTACCGCTCGCCGCAGATCGACTGGGCCGGCTGA